In Flavobacterium gelatinilyticum, a genomic segment contains:
- a CDS encoding MGMT family protein, with amino-acid sequence MAEENFFERVYAVARQIPYGKVTSYGAIAKALGTARSARMVGWAMNACHNMDDIPAHRVVNRKGLLTGKHHFDGTNLMQQLLENEGVKVVDNQIVDLEKHFWQPEIEG; translated from the coding sequence ATGGCTGAAGAGAATTTTTTCGAAAGAGTATACGCGGTCGCCAGGCAAATTCCGTACGGAAAAGTAACATCTTACGGTGCAATTGCAAAAGCTTTGGGTACCGCACGTTCTGCCCGAATGGTGGGCTGGGCAATGAATGCCTGCCATAATATGGATGATATTCCCGCACACCGGGTTGTAAACCGCAAAGGACTCCTGACAGGAAAACACCATTTTGACGGAACAAATTTAATGCAGCAGCTTTTAGAAAACGAAGGTGTAAAAGTGGTCGATAACCAAATTGTCGATTTAGAAAAACATTTCTGGCAGCCTGAAATTGAAGGCTGA
- a CDS encoding sensor histidine kinase, protein MKNWKFYNALFVRVLFVMILFFFCAFLIYKTLYYNAFLVGFFAVLMFTEMYFYAKNKLQFYDRTLLSILQNDFSTHFPEENKKNNFKSLYTLYETLKIRQQEQTSKELIYRSLLNNIDTAALILEKETEDWTIFLMNDCFSDLFKVPKVSHWKYLKNYLPSLCSEIEKTDFSELKSAISIKIEEQDLQTFMLQTSKTQTYNKEYFIVLLDSIQRVIEKKEKEAWINLMKIISHELMNSLTPIRALSQNLLHIVDQEQLEEDDFEDIKSSISTIINRSDHLQVFVENYRKLAMLPTPAKQMTPINVLFEDCLRIMSPILNAENIKLINEIHSPRSILIDKNQMEQVIINLITNSVYALKEQADKKLYVSSHTENNRFFITISDNGKGIDPEIQDKVFLPFFTTRKDGAGIGLTLSKNIIEAHGGYLSYQTDEDKTSFVICLI, encoded by the coding sequence ATGAAAAACTGGAAGTTCTATAATGCATTATTTGTTAGGGTTTTGTTTGTAATGATCCTCTTTTTTTTCTGCGCTTTTCTAATTTATAAAACGCTTTATTATAATGCCTTTTTAGTAGGTTTCTTTGCTGTTTTGATGTTTACGGAAATGTATTTCTACGCAAAAAATAAACTGCAGTTTTACGACAGAACCCTGCTTTCGATTTTGCAGAATGATTTCTCAACCCATTTTCCCGAAGAGAATAAAAAGAACAATTTCAAAAGTCTGTACACTTTATACGAGACATTAAAAATCCGCCAGCAGGAACAAACCTCAAAAGAGCTTATTTACCGTTCGCTTTTGAATAATATCGATACTGCGGCTTTAATCCTTGAAAAAGAAACCGAAGACTGGACTATTTTTTTGATGAACGATTGTTTTTCAGATTTGTTTAAAGTGCCAAAAGTGAGTCATTGGAAATATCTTAAAAATTATCTGCCATCTCTTTGTTCTGAAATTGAAAAAACAGATTTCAGCGAATTAAAATCGGCAATTTCGATTAAAATTGAAGAGCAGGATTTGCAGACTTTTATGCTGCAGACATCTAAAACACAGACTTACAACAAAGAATATTTTATTGTTTTATTAGATAGTATTCAGCGTGTTATCGAAAAGAAAGAAAAAGAAGCCTGGATTAATCTGATGAAGATTATTTCGCATGAACTAATGAATTCCCTGACGCCAATCAGGGCGCTTTCGCAGAATTTACTCCACATTGTCGATCAGGAACAATTGGAAGAAGATGATTTTGAAGACATAAAAAGCAGTATTTCAACCATTATAAACAGAAGCGATCATTTGCAGGTTTTTGTCGAGAATTACCGCAAACTGGCGATGCTGCCAACGCCTGCCAAACAAATGACACCAATAAATGTTCTTTTTGAAGACTGCCTTAGAATCATGAGTCCGATTTTAAACGCGGAAAATATCAAATTGATAAATGAAATACATAGCCCGCGCTCGATTTTAATTGATAAAAATCAAATGGAACAGGTAATTATAAACCTGATTACCAACAGCGTTTATGCTTTAAAAGAGCAGGCAGATAAGAAATTATACGTATCCAGTCATACCGAAAACAACCGTTTTTTCATCACGATTTCAGACAACGGAAAAGGAATCGATCCGGAAATTCAGGACAAAGTATTTCTTCCGTTTTTTACGACCAGAAAAGATGGTGCCGGAATTGGTTTAACGCTTTCGAAGAATATTATAGAGGCGCACGGCGGCTACCTAAGCTATCAAACCGATGAAGATAAAACGAGTTTTGTGATCTGTTTGATTTAA
- a CDS encoding sigma-54-dependent transcriptional regulator, with amino-acid sequence MRKKLAQILIVDDQEEILFSAKMILKKHFETIFTANSPKKIISILSENEINVVLLDMNYRIGFEDGREGIHWLKEIKTLSPHTIVILMTAFGKIDTAVEGIKIGAFDYVLKPWNNEKLLETIDKALTESRKNNKKIIVEKTEKRYFTGTSQKIKQAYSIAERVSKTDANVLILGENGTGKYVFAEFIHQNSNRKNEPFVHVDLGSLSDNLFESELFGYAKGAFTDAKTDTAGRFETAQNGTIFLDEIGNIPLHLQAKLLHVLQTKTLTRLGESKPRNLDVRVIAATNSDIKLEVKNKTFREDLLYRINTMEINLPPLRERKEDIIPMANFVLNQIAEKYNQENWRFDDNTAPYLERYPWKGNVREMENKIERALILADNNTISLSNLDILDFEEIQENDENPLSEMEKTAIEKALLKHHGNISKTAEELGLSRAALYRRIDKYDLKN; translated from the coding sequence ATGAGAAAAAAACTAGCCCAGATATTAATTGTTGACGATCAGGAAGAAATTCTTTTTTCGGCAAAAATGATTCTCAAAAAGCATTTTGAAACCATTTTTACGGCAAACAGTCCTAAAAAAATCATTTCTATTTTAAGTGAAAACGAAATAAATGTCGTACTGCTGGACATGAATTACCGCATTGGGTTTGAAGATGGGAGAGAAGGTATTCACTGGCTTAAGGAAATAAAAACACTTTCGCCTCATACAATTGTGATTTTAATGACTGCTTTTGGAAAAATTGATACTGCGGTCGAAGGAATAAAAATTGGTGCTTTTGATTATGTTTTAAAGCCATGGAACAACGAAAAGTTACTCGAAACTATTGATAAGGCTTTGACCGAAAGCCGAAAAAACAACAAGAAAATTATTGTTGAAAAAACAGAAAAAAGATACTTTACAGGCACTTCGCAAAAAATAAAACAAGCCTATTCTATTGCCGAAAGGGTTTCAAAAACCGATGCAAATGTTTTGATTTTGGGTGAAAACGGAACCGGAAAATATGTTTTTGCCGAATTTATTCATCAGAATTCAAACAGGAAAAACGAACCTTTTGTACATGTCGATTTAGGTTCTCTAAGCGATAATTTGTTCGAAAGTGAACTTTTTGGATACGCCAAAGGAGCTTTTACCGATGCTAAAACAGATACAGCAGGAAGATTTGAAACCGCACAAAACGGCACTATTTTTCTGGATGAAATAGGGAATATTCCGCTTCATCTTCAGGCAAAATTACTCCACGTTTTACAAACCAAAACATTGACGAGATTGGGAGAAAGTAAGCCGCGTAACCTAGATGTACGTGTAATTGCGGCTACAAACAGCGATATTAAGCTGGAAGTAAAAAATAAAACATTTCGTGAAGACCTGCTGTACCGAATCAATACAATGGAAATTAATTTACCGCCGCTGCGTGAACGAAAAGAAGATATAATTCCGATGGCAAATTTTGTTCTCAATCAGATTGCCGAAAAGTACAATCAGGAAAACTGGCGATTTGATGATAATACGGCTCCATATTTAGAACGTTATCCGTGGAAAGGAAATGTGAGGGAAATGGAAAATAAAATCGAACGAGCCCTTATTCTGGCTGATAACAACACGATTTCGTTAAGCAATCTGGATATTCTTGATTTTGAAGAAATTCAGGAAAATGATGAAAATCCATTGTCAGAAATGGAAAAAACGGCTATCGAAAAAGCGCTTTTAAAACACCATGGAAACATCAGCAAAACCGCCGAAGAACTGGGTTTGTCAAGAGCGGCTTTGTATAGAAGAATTGATAAATATGATTTGAAGAATTAA
- a CDS encoding efflux RND transporter periplasmic adaptor subunit yields the protein MDKVIPRKNKKFRYLTIVIGVFLVLAVIVFFSFNSKRTLNVKADELSIQKAEKAFFEDFVVFQAKVEPLNVMLVNVTEGGSVKEIFAENGAMVTKGQPLARLYNPNTELNYLTQETAIIEQINNLNTGKLNIRNQELNLTKDFVLIEHDYNDAKRLYDVNLRLFEKDVISRNDWNTFKESLRFQEERKKTIQQSIQKEKQSNQVQISQINRSIQTMEKSLEILRNNKKNFLITAPESGRLTSFEPVLGKTFQAGQSIGKIDSKQGYKLAAEVDEFYLEKVREGLKGQVEFKGKALEVIVTKVIPEVKGGHFIVELAFASKEDIALQDGLSFGVKLILSEKNKILVLPKGVFSQETAGKWIFVVKGNKAERRNIKLGRENPSYYEVLDGLKEGESVVISSYTDYKDIEELSISSK from the coding sequence ATGGACAAGGTAATTCCTCGTAAAAATAAAAAATTTAGGTATCTCACAATAGTAATTGGAGTTTTTTTAGTTTTGGCTGTAATTGTGTTTTTTTCTTTTAATTCGAAAAGAACTTTAAATGTAAAAGCAGATGAACTTTCTATTCAAAAAGCAGAAAAGGCTTTTTTTGAAGATTTTGTGGTTTTTCAGGCTAAGGTCGAACCTTTGAACGTAATGCTTGTAAACGTAACAGAAGGAGGATCTGTTAAAGAGATTTTTGCAGAAAATGGTGCAATGGTTACCAAAGGCCAGCCGCTGGCTCGTTTGTATAACCCCAATACTGAATTGAATTATCTGACTCAGGAAACGGCAATTATTGAACAAATCAACAACTTAAACACCGGAAAACTGAATATTAGAAATCAGGAACTAAACCTGACCAAAGATTTTGTTTTAATTGAACACGATTATAACGACGCTAAACGATTGTACGATGTGAATTTAAGGTTGTTTGAGAAAGATGTAATTTCCAGAAACGACTGGAATACGTTTAAGGAAAGTCTTCGTTTTCAGGAAGAACGCAAAAAAACGATTCAGCAGAGTATTCAAAAAGAAAAACAGTCGAATCAGGTTCAGATTTCGCAGATCAACCGTTCGATTCAGACAATGGAAAAAAGTCTGGAAATCTTAAGAAACAACAAAAAGAATTTCCTGATCACAGCTCCGGAATCCGGACGATTAACATCATTTGAACCTGTTTTGGGAAAAACATTCCAGGCCGGACAAAGCATTGGTAAAATCGATTCGAAACAGGGGTATAAACTCGCTGCAGAGGTCGATGAATTTTATCTGGAAAAAGTCCGTGAAGGTTTAAAAGGTCAGGTAGAATTTAAAGGAAAGGCTCTTGAGGTTATTGTGACAAAAGTAATCCCGGAAGTAAAGGGCGGACATTTTATCGTGGAGCTGGCTTTTGCCTCAAAAGAAGATATTGCTTTGCAGGATGGTTTAAGCTTTGGAGTAAAGCTGATTTTATCTGAGAAAAATAAAATTCTTGTACTGCCAAAAGGCGTTTTCAGTCAGGAAACAGCAGGAAAATGGATCTTTGTGGTAAAAGGAAACAAAGCTGAAAGAAGAAATATAAAGTTAGGAAGAGAAAATCCTTCGTATTATGAGGTTCTGGATGGACTGAAGGAAGGGGAATCTGTGGTAATTTCGTCTTACACGGATTATAAGGATATTGAGGAACTCTCTATTAGCAGTAAATAA
- a CDS encoding ABC transporter ATP-binding protein: MITIQNLTKVFRTEEVETAALSDINLEIKKGDFLTIMGPSGCGKSTLLNIIGLLDGADSGSYKLLDQEMIGLKEKGRAKVRKENIGFIFQNFNLIDELSVYDNIELPLLYNNVKASERKQKIEAIAEKLNISHRLKHFPQQLSGGQQQRVAVARALVNDPKIILADEPTGNLDSKNGNEVMELLTDLHAKGATILMVTHSDYDASFSQKTIHMKDGVIFSEKLNQRNVDVFMDAK; encoded by the coding sequence ATGATAACAATACAAAATTTAACCAAAGTATTTAGAACCGAAGAAGTCGAAACGGCTGCTTTGAGCGACATTAATCTCGAAATTAAAAAAGGGGATTTCCTTACCATTATGGGACCTTCTGGCTGTGGAAAATCGACTCTGCTGAATATTATCGGACTGCTGGACGGTGCAGACAGCGGGAGTTACAAGTTACTGGATCAGGAAATGATTGGCTTAAAAGAAAAAGGGAGAGCCAAAGTACGCAAAGAAAATATTGGGTTCATCTTTCAGAATTTCAACCTCATCGACGAACTTTCGGTTTATGATAATATTGAATTACCGCTTTTGTATAACAATGTAAAAGCTTCTGAAAGAAAGCAGAAAATTGAAGCTATTGCCGAGAAATTAAACATTTCGCATCGTTTGAAACATTTTCCGCAGCAGCTTTCGGGAGGACAACAGCAAAGGGTTGCTGTTGCAAGGGCTTTGGTAAACGATCCTAAGATTATCCTTGCTGATGAGCCAACGGGAAACCTGGACAGTAAAAACGGTAATGAGGTAATGGAACTTTTAACAGATCTGCACGCGAAAGGTGCTACAATCCTGATGGTAACCCACTCTGATTATGATGCTTCGTTTTCGCAGAAAACCATTCATATGAAAGACGGTGTAATATTCTCTGAAAAACTAAACCAGAGAAATGTGGATGTTTTTATGGACGCTAAATAA
- a CDS encoding ABC transporter permease, which translates to MIFNWFKIFIYHLKQSKLFSFLNVLGLSIGIASVIFAILYWNHEHAYDQWNPGKEDTYVVLNKIGTTGETWASSSIPFGLTCKQTIPEIEKICFTFNWYNNGLIKFKNQKLVDKKITLSDENFFDFFPFDIIKGAKKDVLKEKNSVAVSEEQAKVLFKDEDPIGKSIWYNNTNYTVKSIYRINKPSSIEPNFVFGGIVQENDKNSWGNFSYGLLIKIKKEADPTAVLKKMQHVNYVNRTLKEAKESGLTPEQHIKENGEITVILDQLKTVRLHSTKTSGGRDLPEGSGNLKLLYIMGGLSVLILVLSLVNYINLATASAIKRAKEVGIRKIVGASKNQIITQFIFETAVIVVLAIVFALAIVELSLPYYNTFLKKSLTMNGGEFYLQLIFIFGLVIILAGIFPAIYISNFETLKVLKGNFSRSKSGIWIRNSMLIFQFGIAAFFIIGALIVNSQVNFMMNKDLGFSGDQIITIPYNTKDVFKKTQQFSTSKQEIKKIPGVIDVSTFAGSLGLGTNSSSGFKHNGIFVQPRNIEMDFDFLKMMKIKIVKGRDLSPQFASDTVSNMLINETLVKMLQLKDPLNTIITSGWGNEKGSFKFKIVGIVKDFNLNSLQEKIPPMVFINIKTLKWNNFNNVFVKVSPNNLTETLEKLKLYWDKNVNSDYPFEYEFVNKGFAKTYEEQVNQKNLFFILNLVVIIIAIFGLFALASFSMERRLKEIAIRKTLGAETDILLKDLSKQYIVFCLMGFGIGIVPAYILLQKWLEDFAFRIDISSVPFGVALVSLLVLTLLIVFAKAYQVTKIDILKYLKYE; encoded by the coding sequence ATGATTTTTAACTGGTTTAAAATATTTATTTATCATTTAAAGCAAAGCAAATTGTTTTCGTTTTTAAATGTTTTGGGATTAAGCATTGGGATTGCCAGTGTGATTTTCGCCATACTTTACTGGAATCATGAACATGCTTACGATCAATGGAATCCGGGGAAAGAAGATACTTATGTCGTGCTGAACAAAATAGGTACAACCGGCGAAACGTGGGCCAGCAGCTCAATACCTTTTGGTCTGACGTGCAAACAAACAATTCCCGAAATTGAAAAAATATGTTTTACTTTTAATTGGTATAACAATGGCCTGATTAAATTTAAGAACCAAAAACTGGTCGATAAAAAGATTACTCTTTCTGACGAAAACTTCTTTGATTTTTTTCCTTTTGATATTATAAAAGGTGCAAAAAAAGATGTGCTGAAAGAAAAAAACAGTGTTGCAGTCTCTGAAGAACAAGCCAAAGTACTTTTTAAAGACGAAGATCCAATAGGAAAATCAATCTGGTATAATAATACAAATTATACGGTTAAGTCGATTTATCGCATTAACAAACCGTCTTCTATAGAACCCAATTTTGTTTTTGGCGGCATAGTGCAGGAAAACGATAAGAACAGTTGGGGTAATTTTAGTTACGGACTGCTTATTAAAATTAAAAAAGAAGCTGATCCTACCGCTGTTTTAAAGAAAATGCAGCATGTAAATTACGTAAACAGAACCTTAAAAGAGGCAAAAGAAAGCGGCCTGACACCGGAACAGCATATAAAAGAAAACGGAGAAATCACGGTAATACTGGATCAGTTAAAAACGGTTCGTTTACACAGCACAAAAACCTCTGGAGGACGAGACCTGCCTGAGGGAAGCGGTAATTTAAAACTGCTTTACATTATGGGCGGATTGTCTGTTCTGATCTTGGTTTTATCATTGGTAAACTATATCAATTTAGCCACGGCTTCGGCAATAAAACGTGCTAAAGAAGTGGGGATACGCAAAATTGTGGGCGCTTCAAAAAACCAGATTATTACTCAGTTTATTTTTGAAACTGCTGTAATTGTTGTTCTTGCCATTGTATTTGCACTGGCAATTGTAGAACTTTCTCTGCCGTATTACAATACCTTTTTAAAGAAATCGCTGACTATGAATGGTGGTGAATTTTACCTGCAGCTCATTTTTATTTTTGGATTAGTAATCATTCTTGCGGGTATTTTCCCTGCCATTTATATCTCAAATTTCGAGACGTTAAAAGTTTTAAAAGGTAATTTTTCGAGAAGTAAAAGCGGTATCTGGATCCGGAATTCGATGCTTATTTTTCAATTCGGAATTGCTGCTTTTTTTATAATCGGTGCTTTGATTGTAAATTCTCAGGTTAATTTTATGATGAATAAAGATCTTGGTTTCAGCGGCGATCAGATCATTACAATTCCGTACAACACAAAAGATGTCTTTAAAAAAACGCAGCAATTTTCAACTTCAAAACAAGAGATCAAAAAAATACCCGGCGTTATAGATGTTTCAACCTTTGCAGGTTCTTTGGGCCTCGGCACCAATTCAAGTTCAGGGTTTAAGCATAATGGTATTTTTGTACAGCCGAGAAACATAGAAATGGATTTTGATTTTCTTAAAATGATGAAAATCAAAATAGTCAAAGGGCGTGATTTATCTCCTCAGTTTGCATCAGATACGGTAAGCAATATGCTGATCAACGAAACACTGGTTAAAATGCTGCAGCTTAAAGACCCTCTTAACACCATTATAACGTCTGGATGGGGCAACGAAAAAGGCAGTTTTAAATTCAAAATTGTTGGAATTGTAAAAGATTTCAACTTAAACAGTCTGCAGGAAAAAATACCTCCAATGGTTTTTATAAATATTAAAACCCTGAAGTGGAATAATTTCAATAATGTGTTTGTAAAGGTTTCTCCAAATAATTTAACAGAAACGTTAGAAAAATTGAAATTGTATTGGGATAAAAATGTAAATTCTGATTATCCATTTGAATATGAATTTGTTAACAAAGGATTTGCTAAGACTTATGAGGAACAGGTTAATCAAAAAAACTTATTTTTTATTCTAAATTTAGTCGTAATCATCATTGCCATCTTCGGATTGTTTGCTTTGGCATCATTTTCGATGGAGAGAAGGCTGAAAGAAATTGCCATTAGAAAAACACTGGGCGCAGAAACAGATATTCTGCTGAAGGATTTATCAAAACAATATATTGTTTTCTGCTTAATGGGATTCGGAATCGGGATTGTACCGGCTTATATCTTATTACAGAAATGGCTGGAAGATTTTGCTTTCAGGATCGACATTTCTTC